Genomic window (Actinomycetota bacterium):
CGTAACGCTGGACCGTCCGGAGAAGCTGAACGCGTTCACGCGGACGATGCTCTACGAGCTGCTCGACGTCTTCGACCGCATCGACGGCGACGACGGGGTCCGGGCGGTGGTCGTCACCGGACGGGGTCGGGCGTTCTGCGCGGGCGCGGACCTGTCCGGGGGCGGTGGCACGTTCGATCGCGACCGGCTCGGCGAGCCGTCCGACGAGACCCTGCGCGACGGCGGGGGCCGGGTCACGCTCCGCGTCTTCGACTGCCGCAAGCCCGTGATCGCGGCCATCAACGGCCCGGCGGTCGGGGTCGGCATCACGATGACGCTCCCGATGGATGTCCGCCTGGCCGTGCCGGACGCCAAGATCGGGTTCGTGTTCACGCGGCGAGGCATCGTGCCGGAGGCGGCGTCGTCGTGGTTCCTGCCCCGGCTGGTGGGCATCTCGACCGCGGTGGAGTGGGGGTTCACGGGGAGGATCTTCACGGGAGCCGAGGCTCACGAACGAGGACTGGTGCGCAGCCTGCACTCACCCGAGGAGCTGCTCCCGGCCGCCTACGCGCTCGCCCGCGAGATCGCCGACAACACGTCCGCCGTCTCGATCGCCCTGACCCGGCAGATGTTCTGGCGGA
Coding sequences:
- a CDS encoding crotonase/enoyl-CoA hydratase family protein, producing the protein MTYEQISYDVSDGVATVTLDRPEKLNAFTRTMLYELLDVFDRIDGDDGVRAVVVTGRGRAFCAGADLSGGGGTFDRDRLGEPSDETLRDGGGRVTLRVFDCRKPVIAAINGPAVGVGITMTLPMDVRLAVPDAKIGFVFTRRGIVPEAASSWFLPRLVGISTAVEWGFTGRIFTGAEAHERGLVRSLHSPEELLPAAYALAREIADNTSAVSIALTRQMFWRMLGAPHPMSAHIADSRAMYEMGRGPDAAEGVTSFLEKRPPNFPLKVSTDLPDLGWEQPSFEWSGPR